A window of Adhaeribacter arboris genomic DNA:
AGATGATTATACCCGGTTTAAAACCATGGAGGAGGTTATGCGGGAGTACGTGATTGGGGTGCAGGTACGAAAACGGCGCAACGGCTTCCATTTCATGGTTCTGGATAAAGTTAATGGCGGTATTTTTCAGAATAACCCTATGGTGTTGCTGGATGGGGTACCTATTTTTAATATAAACAAAATCATGGCCTTCGATCCGCGCCAAATCCAAAAACTAGAGGTGCTTACCAGCCGGTATTTTCACGGACGGGTTACTTACGAGGGTTTGGTGAGCTATATAACCTACAAAGGCAACTTAGGAGGTTTTACCTTAGATCCCCGGGCACTTTTAACCGCCTACCAAGGGCTACAAATACCCCAGGAATTTTACTCGCCGCAGTATAATAATCCGGAAAGCTTAAAAAGCCGGCTGCCCGATTTAAGAAATTTGCTTTACTGGTCACCTGATAGTAACACCTCCATTTCCGGGAAACATAAAACAAGTTTCTACACGTCCGATCAGCCAGGAAAATATGTAATAGTACTGCAAGGTATCACCAAGGATGGCTTGGCCGGAAGCGCTAGTTTTACCTTTGAAGTTAAAAATACTCTGTAATCTGATCTATGTAATTACTCTACGCTATTTAAAGACAAGTTAATAACCCATCCAATTCAAGGATAAATCTATACTTCAAAAGGATAGCGTACTATTTATCTCCGTAAAAGCAGAAAGCCATCTTCAAACGAAGATGGCTTTCTTTTTAAATTTAAAATTATTTATAAACTTAGTAAGACTTTGCTTCGTGCGAAACGCGTTGGGCTTCTTCTACTCCTTCTTTCGGGGAAGTAGCGCCGATTGGTCCTTTATCGCTTTGATCTTTTAATTTAAGTTGCAGACCTTCGGCTACCCGGCGGCCATACTCTTCGTCGGCTAAAGTAAAGTGCTCCACCATTTTGTCCTGGATGCGCTTATCGCAGGTGCTAAGCGTATTTACCAAATTAAAAATCAAATCATCGCGTTCCCAATCTTCAAAATTATGGTACGTTTCGCCGGCTTGCTTAAAGTTGTTGGTCCGGTCGATTTTTTGGCGTACCAGGTTGGCTTCGTAACGCGGAGTATAATCTTTACCCGCTTTAGCAGCTTCCTGTAAACCACCTAAGAAAGAAGGTTCGTAATTAATGTGTGGGTTCTGACCTTCGGCAAAATCGGTTTTGTACGACATTTGTCCACCGCGCTGGTTGGTAGCTACTTTTACCCGCGGAGCATTAATGGGCAACTGCAAATAATTAGCTCCTACCCGGTAACGTTGGGTATCCGAATAAGAAAAGGTACGGCCTTGTAACATTTTGTCATCCGAGAAATCCAATCCGTCTACCAATACTCCGGTACCAAAAGCCGACAGTTCTACTTCGTTGAAGTAATCTACCGGGTTCCGGTTTAGAGTCATTTTACCAACGGGCAACCAAGGAAACTGATCTTTCGGCCAGATTTTAGTATCATCCAACGGATCGAAATCCAGTTCCGGATGCTCGTCGTCGCTCATAATTTGCACGAACAATTCCCACTGCGGGAAATTACCGGCTTTAATGGCTTCGAATAAATCCTGGGTAGCGTGGTTAAAGTTCTTGGCCTGGATAGATTCGGCTTCGGCTTGAGTCAGGTTGCGGATCCCCTGCAATGGTTCCCAGTGGTATTTTACCAATACGGCTTCGCCGTCGGCATTTACCCATTTATACGTATTAACGCCCGAGCCTTGCATTTGCCGGTAATTGGCCGGGATACCGTACGGCGAAAACAGGAAAGTGGCCATGTGGGTAGCCTCGGGAGTATTAGCAATAAAGTCGAAAATCCGTTCGCCGCTCTGGATATTGGTTACCGGATCTGGCTTTTGCGAGTGAATCAAATCCGGAAACTTCATGGCATCTCGGATAAAGAAAATCTTCAGGTTATTTCCTACTAAATCCCAGTTACCGTCTTCGGTATAAAATTTAACGGCAAAACCGCGGGGGTCGCGTAAGGTTTCCGGCGAATGGCCACCATGCCCTACGGTAGAAAACCGCACAAACACCGGCGTTTGTTTTCCTTTTTCCTGAAATAATTTAGCTCTGGTATATTTTGCTATTGGCTGATCTCCTACGGTTCCGTAAGCTTCAAAAACACCATGCGCACCCGCTCCCCGGGCATGTACGACCCGCTCCGGAATCCGTTCCCGGTCGAAGTGCGAGACTTTCTCGATGAAGTGATAGTTCTCCATGGTAGCAGGCCCCCGGTTACCAACGGTGCGGATATTCTGGTTATCAGTTACGGGATGCCCTTGACGAGTAGTAAGAATGCGTGGTTCGTTTTCTGCGCCCATACGACCATTGCCGGTCGATCCGTTCTCCCCGGCGGGTTTGTGAGTTCCGTTTTCTTGTTGCATCATTAAAAATAAATTTTAGGTATAACTTTACTTTACCTGTAAATAAATAGTCAAGTTTCGTTTTAGAAACTTATCTTTTCCGTTTCCCCGCAATATTAACAACCGCATCGGGCTTTTCCTAACGAAACTTGCTTCTCGTTAGGCAGAAAGCCCGCGATGAAGCGGGCTCTCTGAACTATCGCGTTCCAACTAAGGCAAATGCTCTTAGTGGCATAACTAAATCGATTTTTATAGGAATTTCTTCAAGCACCCATTCCAACGCGCTATCCATTTCTGAGAAGAACTGAAAATCAAACCGAATAATTTTTTTCTGGTAATTAAACATATCTTCCATTACTAGTAAGTAATACACATCATCGGCTGCAATACAAGCATATTTCTCGGTGGGTAGCTGTAAAAAATGCGGATACCAATTCTCGTACATCCAGTTAGCATTATCCCCACTTAGCTTTCCAAGATTTTGCGAATTAATCACCCAATTTTTAACTTCTTTTTCCCGACCTAACTGTAACATTAACTTTCATGCATCGCGGTATTCACCATCATCAGGGGCTTGCAGCCAATGCATTACTAATGAATCCTTATCAGCGAAGTAATACATTAAAAGATGGGGGCATCGAAACAAATCATAATTAACCGGAAGTTTAGAAATTTTTAAATTAATTGTGAGTACTTTACTCTAAACCCAGCTTATTCGTTATATTGCTATATATTCATAGATAATTAACATAGGTACTTAAGTCGAATAATTAAAACGCACACCGACCAAACTAATCTACCTTTATTCTACAATATTGATACAAATCGTAAGCGGCGGAGGCATAGCCACGTTTATACGCTTGTAAAAAATTACGGCACGCTTCGTCTTTCCTATCCAAATCGTAGTAGGCTTTGCCTAACAAGTAGAGCAAGCGGCCACTTTGGGTGTCGGCAGCTAGTGCTTGTTCATAATCAGGAATAGACTTATCGGCTTGTCCTAGCAAATAATAACAATATCCCCGGTACAACAAGGCCTCGTTGCGCATTTTAGCGTTGGCACCCGAAAATTTTAAAAAAGAATTAAAATCCTGAATGGCCTGAGGATAGGTATTCAGCAAAGTAGCCCGAATCATTCCGCGCTCAAAATAGGCCGGGGTATACACCTGGTTGGCCTGCAAAGCTTTAGTCATTTGGGCTTCGGCTAAGGTATCGCGCTGTAACTTTTCGTAACACCGGCCTTTATCATAAAACAAATCGGCTCTTGGTTGCTCTGTTCGTTTTATAGCTTCATCTAAGTCGGCAATGGCCGCCGGGTAATTCTGGTAAATATTCATTTCAATGCGTGCCCTCCGGGAATAAGCATCGGCAAAATTAGGTTTAAAGTAAATAGTTTTGGTGAGCAGGCTATGCGCTAAACTCCATTGCTCCATTTTAGTATATTGCAAAGCCGCGCGGTAATTGCTCATACCGGTTATATGGTCCATTAACAACTTTACCAGTAAACTGGCGATAATTATTCCGATGAAAATACCGATAATTATTTTTAAGTCTTTGCGCTGAAATTCCCGTTTAGGAATAGTACGGTAATGGCGCTCGGAGTACGAAGCTGGTTCGCGGGTAACAATCGGCGTTTGATACGGCGCCTGTTGCATGGCTTGGTATTGCAGTACCAGGTACTGCAATTTTAAATCGTATATGGCCCGTTTTCTTTCGTCGGATAAAATCTGGTATGCTTCGTTTACGACTTTAAACTTTTCTTCGAACAACCGGTTTCCCTGGTGCTTGTCCGGATGGTATAGCCGGGCCAGTCGTTTGTAAGCTGCTTTTATTTCGGCGTTCGTAGCCGAAGGATTTATTTCTAAAATGGTATAATAATTCTGATTCAAAGATGCCTGCCCGTTAGGTAAAGAAGCTATTTTTAAAAATAACGCTTTTTTTAGACAATATTATTCTAAAATCCGTAATACAATTTTCGAATAATAGAGGTTCCTTAATATTTTTTACTTTTTTATTGTACACGTAATTGGATCTAACTAAACTAATACTATGAATAACGACGACAAAGGCTCTAAGACGGAAAGCCTGATCAGCAACTTAATGGGTTATATTGATACCCGCATCGATCTATTAAAATTAGAAATACAAACCAAGCTAAAAGAAGGCTTTGTAGGCTTACTACGCGCGATTGTATTAGGTTTTGCTGGCTTTATGGCTTTAATCTTTTTTAATATTTTTATAGGTCTTCTCCTGAATGATCTTCTCGACAGCCATTTCTGGGGCTTCGGTATTGTTACTTTATTTTACGTTATTTTATTAGTTATTGTAATAATGGGTGTAGATAAGAAATTATTTAGTAACCTGGCCGATAAAACATTCGATAATACTGTATATAAAGACGATAAAAGAAATCAACCGTTATGAACGAACTAAATAATCCGCTTTTCGAAGACAGAAAAGAATTCTTAGAAAGACAAAAACAAGAGTATAAAAACGCCCTGCTGGGCGATGTTGCCGAATTAAAGACTCAATCGCAGGAAATAGGCAAAAAGGTGCTTATTGGCGGTGGTGCCTTAGTCGGGATTTGGTTAGTAAGCAAGCTGCTGGGAGGAGGAAGCAAAACTAAAAAAAAAGTAAAGCCCTAAAAACGGGGCTTCAAAAACAACTGGCGACAACGAGTACGTATGCGGCTCCAACGGGTGCGAGTTCTGCAAGGGAAGATAATTCTACTCCCTACGATTCAACTTTTCAATCTGGCTCCGGTCAGGTACCTCCTATTTCCGCGTATTACCAACCGCCACAACCTGCTCAGCCGTCGTTTGTAACCGAGTTGGCGAAAACCTTTATGGAATCGGAAATGGCAAAAGCTTTATCTACTCAAATAACGGCTTTTTTGCTGGTGTATGTAACCAAAAAATTAGAAGAGTACCTGCATGTGCCTAAAAATCCCGATATTGTGGTCACGAAAGAACCCGTAACCAGAGATATCGATTTCTCATATCACGAAGAGGATGCCGTTTAGCCGGATATACGAACAAATACTCCAGAAAAAACAACAGAGACAAAAATTATTTGCCGTACTGCTCGACCCGGATAATTTAACCGTAGCGGCCTGCGAAAGACTTATTTTACTAAGCCACACGTATTCTATCGATTATTTTTTTGTAGGCGGCAGCCTGGTTACTACCTCTAACCAAGCGCCGCTTATTTCTTTGCTCAAACAGAAAAGCAGCATTCCGGTAATTCTATTTCCCAGCAGCAGTTTGCATATAGATGCGCAAGCCGATGGCATTTTATTGCTGTCGCTTATTTCGGGCCGAAATCCTGAATTTTTAATTGGGCAACACGTTATTTCCGCTCCTATTCTAAAATCCAGCCAGCTTCAAATTTTACCTACCGGTTATATTCTCGTTGATTCTGGTCGGCCAACGACTGCTTCGTACATGAGTGGCAGCATGCCTTTACCGCACGATAAACCCAGTATTGCGGCCAGCACCGCCTTAGCCGGCGAACAATTAGGTTTACACCTGATATTTTTAGACGCGGGCAGTGGGGCGCAGAACCCCGTTCCTGCGGCTATGATTCAGGCGGTGCGTCAGGTAGTAGAGGTTCCTATAATTGCGGGTGGTGGACTAAATACCCCAGCAAAAATAATGGCTGCTTTAGGAGCCGGCGCAGATATGATTGTAGTAGGTAATGAGATAGAGAAGAATCCGGACTTTATCTGTTCCGCTGCAACGGTTATTAATGAATTAAATTCTGCTGCTTTATTAAATTCTCTTTAAAATTGGCTTTTGTTCCATTACCTAATTTCTTATAAAACAAGCGCGCCTACGTTTTCAGACGTAGGCGCGCTTGTTTTATAAGAAATCTTTGATTTAAATATTCATCGCAGATTCGCGGCGGCGCATCTTACCAGCCGGAATACCGAACATCATTTTAAAGCGACGGCAGAAATAAGCCGTATCTTTGTAGCCTACTTCTTTACCAATTTCGCGGATGCTTTTCTTAGTGGTACGTAACAAGAACACGGCCCGTTCCATGCGCTGGTACTCAATATAATCCTGCGGATTAATACCGGTCAGCATTTTAAAGTACTGCCCCACGTAATCTTCGGATACATTAGCCACATTAGAAAGCACTTTATTGGATAAATCGCCGCCGATATTTTCTTTAATATAGTTGAAGAGATCGATCAAACGGGGATCTTTAAAGTAAGTGCTGTTGGTAGCCAATTGCTCCACAAACATCTTATTTTTAAGAATATACCGAATAATCTCTACTATAATATTTTCGGTATAGATGTTTATTAACCGTTCTTTACCCGGTAAATCCTGCATGCTTTCCTCAATTACTTTTATAATTAAGTTAGCCAGCTTGGAATTACTAGAAATTAAGAAAGCCGGTACATCCAGCGAAGCGAAAAAGTTAACCGAATCAAAAACTTTAGCCTCAAAACTCACAAAGCTATGGCTTTCTTCCGCATCGCCAATTAAGTCCAGATCGTTGTTGCTCCGGAAGAACTTTTCTTTATTACTTATTAAATCATCATTCGAAATCATCCGGCTATCCGGATCGCCGTAGTAGATTTTGGTACTCCGCCCACCCGGCACAAACAACATCTCCCCTTCTTCTACTACTTGTTTCTCATCACCGAAAGCAATAACCCCTCTATGGAGCAAAATCAGGTTATTGCCCACATCATAAAAGTTCCGCACACCAAATGGTTGCTGCAATACATAATTCTTAGATTTAATATATCGCACCCCCAAGGACTCAATAACCTTATTGTAATCTTCCATGATTGGTATTTTATCTTTATTTTTTTGATATTTAGATTATAAGGTTTAAAATTACTATTAATCTTTCAATAAGTCAAAAATAATTGAAAAATAATTATACACCATTTAACAAATATATTATTTTTGAACAGCATTATTTCAACATAGCACTATTCTATTATTTTAGTAACTCTCTTGATATTACTATTTTCTGAATCTCGGAGGTGCCTTCATAAATTTGCGTAATTTTTGCGTCGCGCATCAGTCTTTCTACGTGGTATTCTTTCACAAATCCGTAGCCGCCGTGTACTTGCACGGCCTCAATAGTGGTATCCATGGCTACTTTAGAAGAAAACAATTTCGCCATAGCTCCCGACTTAGCATAATCGCGACCGGCGTCTTTATCAGCGGCCGCTTGTAAGCACAATAGGCGGGCGGCATCTATATACGTAGCCATATCGGCCAGTTTAAATTGAATGGCTTGGTGCTTGGCTATTTCAACGCCAAACGACTTACGTTCTTTCGCGTATTTAACGGACAACTCGTAAGCGCCGGACGCAATACCTAAAGCCTGCGCCGCAATACCAATACGTCCGCCGTTCAGCACACTCATGGCAAACTTAAATCCGAAGCCATCTTCCCCAATGCGGTTCTCTTTGGGCACTTTTACATCGGTAAACATAAGCGAGTGCGTATCGGAACCTCTAATACCTAATTTGTTTTCTTTTTTACCCACTACAAAACCAGGAGTATCCCGTTCTACAATAAACGCATTTATGCCTCTATGGCGCTTTTCGGGATAGGTTTGCGCAATAACCAAATAAACACTAGCCGTGCTGCCGTTCGTAATCCAGTTTTTGGTGCCGTTGATTAAATAATAATCGTCCTGTTCTACAGCGGTGGTACGCTGCATAGTAGCGTCGGAGCCCGCTTCGGGTTCAGATAAACAAAAAGCTCCAATAATTTCGCCAGTCGCCAGCCTAGTCAAGTATTTTTGCTTTTGTTCTTCGGTACCGTATTTTTCGAGTCCCCAGCAC
This region includes:
- a CDS encoding DnaJ domain-containing protein, translating into MNQNYYTILEINPSATNAEIKAAYKRLARLYHPDKHQGNRLFEEKFKVVNEAYQILSDERKRAIYDLKLQYLVLQYQAMQQAPYQTPIVTREPASYSERHYRTIPKREFQRKDLKIIIGIFIGIIIASLLVKLLMDHITGMSNYRAALQYTKMEQWSLAHSLLTKTIYFKPNFADAYSRRARIEMNIYQNYPAAIADLDEAIKRTEQPRADLFYDKGRCYEKLQRDTLAEAQMTKALQANQVYTPAYFERGMIRATLLNTYPQAIQDFNSFLKFSGANAKMRNEALLYRGYCYYLLGQADKSIPDYEQALAADTQSGRLLYLLGKAYYDLDRKDEACRNFLQAYKRGYASAAYDLYQYCRIKVD
- a CDS encoding phage holin family protein, whose protein sequence is MNNDDKGSKTESLISNLMGYIDTRIDLLKLEIQTKLKEGFVGLLRAIVLGFAGFMALIFFNIFIGLLLNDLLDSHFWGFGIVTLFYVILLVIVIMGVDKKLFSNLADKTFDNTVYKDDKRNQPL
- a CDS encoding acyl-CoA dehydrogenase, with product MDFRLTEEHLAVQEAARDFAQTELLPGVIERDEQQRFPAEQIKKMGELGFLGMMVDPKYGGSGMDTISYVLAMEEISKVDASASVVMSVNNSLVCWGLEKYGTEEQKQKYLTRLATGEIIGAFCLSEPEAGSDATMQRTTAVEQDDYYLINGTKNWITNGSTASVYLVIAQTYPEKRHRGINAFIVERDTPGFVVGKKENKLGIRGSDTHSLMFTDVKVPKENRIGEDGFGFKFAMSVLNGGRIGIAAQALGIASGAYELSVKYAKERKSFGVEIAKHQAIQFKLADMATYIDAARLLCLQAAADKDAGRDYAKSGAMAKLFSSKVAMDTTIEAVQVHGGYGFVKEYHVERLMRDAKITQIYEGTSEIQKIVISRELLK
- a CDS encoding catalase, whose amino-acid sequence is MMQQENGTHKPAGENGSTGNGRMGAENEPRILTTRQGHPVTDNQNIRTVGNRGPATMENYHFIEKVSHFDRERIPERVVHARGAGAHGVFEAYGTVGDQPIAKYTRAKLFQEKGKQTPVFVRFSTVGHGGHSPETLRDPRGFAVKFYTEDGNWDLVGNNLKIFFIRDAMKFPDLIHSQKPDPVTNIQSGERIFDFIANTPEATHMATFLFSPYGIPANYRQMQGSGVNTYKWVNADGEAVLVKYHWEPLQGIRNLTQAEAESIQAKNFNHATQDLFEAIKAGNFPQWELFVQIMSDDEHPELDFDPLDDTKIWPKDQFPWLPVGKMTLNRNPVDYFNEVELSAFGTGVLVDGLDFSDDKMLQGRTFSYSDTQRYRVGANYLQLPINAPRVKVATNQRGGQMSYKTDFAEGQNPHINYEPSFLGGLQEAAKAGKDYTPRYEANLVRQKIDRTNNFKQAGETYHNFEDWERDDLIFNLVNTLSTCDKRIQDKMVEHFTLADEEYGRRVAEGLQLKLKDQSDKGPIGATSPKEGVEEAQRVSHEAKSY
- a CDS encoding geranylgeranylglyceryl/heptaprenylglyceryl phosphate synthase, with translation MPFSRIYEQILQKKQQRQKLFAVLLDPDNLTVAACERLILLSHTYSIDYFFVGGSLVTTSNQAPLISLLKQKSSIPVILFPSSSLHIDAQADGILLLSLISGRNPEFLIGQHVISAPILKSSQLQILPTGYILVDSGRPTTASYMSGSMPLPHDKPSIAASTALAGEQLGLHLIFLDAGSGAQNPVPAAMIQAVRQVVEVPIIAGGGLNTPAKIMAALGAGADMIVVGNEIEKNPDFICSAATVINELNSAALLNSL
- a CDS encoding AraC family transcriptional regulator yields the protein MEDYNKVIESLGVRYIKSKNYVLQQPFGVRNFYDVGNNLILLHRGVIAFGDEKQVVEEGEMLFVPGGRSTKIYYGDPDSRMISNDDLISNKEKFFRSNNDLDLIGDAEESHSFVSFEAKVFDSVNFFASLDVPAFLISSNSKLANLIIKVIEESMQDLPGKERLINIYTENIIVEIIRYILKNKMFVEQLATNSTYFKDPRLIDLFNYIKENIGGDLSNKVLSNVANVSEDYVGQYFKMLTGINPQDYIEYQRMERAVFLLRTTKKSIREIGKEVGYKDTAYFCRRFKMMFGIPAGKMRRRESAMNI